CGGCGCCGGGTCACCGGCCAGCGCCAGGATCTCGTCGAAACCCTCCAGCAGGCACCGGGCGAACAACGGCTCGTTTCGCACCGACGCCCTGTCGTAGCGCACGGTGATGGTGCACCACCCGCCCCGGGAAATCAGCACCACCATCATCGCCACCCCGGGCAGCGGTCCAATACCGTACTGCCGCAAGATCTTTGCGCCGGCGATGTAGGTGTCTCCGGGGTAGACCGGGACGTTGCTGGCCTGCACGTCGGAGCCGATCACCGAGCCGGTGATGCCCTCCAGCACCGGCGTGGGCAACACGCTCAGCACCGGCGCAAGGGAACCGATGATGTTCATCGCGGGCTCGTCGCGTCGCTGCGTCATTTGTGCGCGGATCTTTTTCATCCGGGCCACCGGATCGGCGGTGCCCAACGGGGCCGCCAAATTGACGCCGGTAAAGCGGTTGCCGCCGGCCGTGTCGGCGTCGGCCCGCAGGTTTACCGGAACCGCCATCGGCAGCGTGCTGATGGGCACGCCGAGGGCCTCGTGGTAGCGCCGCAACGTGCCCGACAGGCCGGCGAGGTAGGCGTCGTTGATCGATCCCCCGCCCGCTTTGGCGGCCTTGTGCAAGTCGGAGAGCCGGATGTCGATCGCTTCGGTGCGGGTGGCAAGGCTGCGCCGGCGCAACAGCGGCGACGGCTCGGCCGCCCGGTTGATCACCCGCATGCCCGACAGGGCGTAACCAACGGCTCCCCCAACCGTGGACACGGGATCCAACACCGCTCGTCCGGCCGCCGACACCGCCCCCGACACCGCGCCCACGACACCGCTGACTATGGCGAAGGGCAGGCGGTTGAGGCCTTGGCGCATCAGGTCGTTGGGCGTCAAGTCCTGCGGAATAGGTTGCGGGGGTGTCGGTTTGGGCGGTGGATCGCGTTCGAGGTCATAGATTTCGGCGAACATCTCGACGCCGCCGACACCGTCGGTGACCGCATGGCTGACATGCAGCAGCGTCGCGGCCTTGCCGTCGGCCAGGCCCTCCACCAGGGTGGCCGTCCACAATGGCCGCGATATGTCCATCGGTGACTGCAGGATCACCTCGGCGAGGTCGAATACCTCACGCAGCGTGCCGGGCCCGGAGACGCGCACCCGGCGCACGTGGAAGTCCAGGTTGAAGTCCGGGTCCACCACCCAGCGCGGAGCCGCCGTCGGCAACGTCGGCACCACGACCTTTTGCCGCAGCCGCAACACCCGTCGGGAGGCGTTGTCGAATCGGGTGCGGAACCGCTCCCAATCCGGGGTGGTGTCGAGGAGTTCCAGCGCCATGATCCCCGACCGGGTCCGGGGATTCGCCTCGCCCCGATGCATCAGATAGTCGACGGGTCCCAGCTCGTCGGACAATTTGGCGGCCGCCACCGACTCAGCGGACTCAGCCATGATCGTGAACTCGACGCGCCAACGTTGTCACCGCCGACCAAGCCTCCTGCCTCGGACCCGCCTCGGACCCGCAAACTGAATTGCCAACACAACGCTAGCCGGGTTGCCGCGCTGGTGGAAGGCGCGATCAGGTGCCAGGGCCCGGCTCAGCTGGCCGAAGTCGCCGACAGCGGCAACGAATCCGTCACCGGGCCGGCGTGCCGCCCGTAGACGACGCCCAAGAAATCGGCGACGGCTTCGGCGGTCAACCGCGACCGGACCGTGGGGGTGATGTCGAAGGCGTGGTGGGCGTTGGCGAGTTCGGCGTGGGCCACCGTGGCCGCCCCCGCCTCCCGCAGCGCCGCGCAGAACGCTCGGGCCTGGCCGCAGGGAATCACTTCGTCCTTCTCGCCGTGCAGCACGAAAAACGGCGGCGCTTGG
The nucleotide sequence above comes from Mycobacterium malmoense. Encoded proteins:
- a CDS encoding WS/DGAT/MGAT family O-acyltransferase; this translates as MAESAESVAAAKLSDELGPVDYLMHRGEANPRTRSGIMALELLDTTPDWERFRTRFDNASRRVLRLRQKVVVPTLPTAAPRWVVDPDFNLDFHVRRVRVSGPGTLREVFDLAEVILQSPMDISRPLWTATLVEGLADGKAATLLHVSHAVTDGVGGVEMFAEIYDLERDPPPKPTPPQPIPQDLTPNDLMRQGLNRLPFAIVSGVVGAVSGAVSAAGRAVLDPVSTVGGAVGYALSGMRVINRAAEPSPLLRRRSLATRTEAIDIRLSDLHKAAKAGGGSINDAYLAGLSGTLRRYHEALGVPISTLPMAVPVNLRADADTAGGNRFTGVNLAAPLGTADPVARMKKIRAQMTQRRDEPAMNIIGSLAPVLSVLPTPVLEGITGSVIGSDVQASNVPVYPGDTYIAGAKILRQYGIGPLPGVAMMVVLISRGGWCTITVRYDRASVRNEPLFARCLLEGFDEILALAGDPAPRAVPASFALEGSTSQSAAGS